One Megasphaera elsdenii DSM 20460 genomic window carries:
- a CDS encoding amino acid permease has translation MKEASQMQRGLKNRHLQMIALGGAIGTGLFYGSASTISLGGPSVIAAYFICGIVIFLIMRMLGEMAVEEPVSGSFSYYADKYWGPFPGFMLGWNYWFSYVIISMAELTAVGIYVHYWLPDLPQWVTALVCLIAITCLNLVNVRAYGETEFWMSFIKVAAILGMIALGAWLILQDSRPFPQNFSNLWAYDGILPKGIWGFCLAMVTVIFSFGGVELIGITAGEAENPERSLPKAINQIIWRILVFYIGTMVVIMTLWPWNQIGTQNSPFVQIFTNVGFPAAANLLNFVVLAAAISVYNSAIYGNSRIAFGLAEEGNAPQWFKKLSSRGVPVHTLCLCSGLTLFVVAVTYFFPGKIFMYFLSLTVGATIVNWITIIVTHLKFKAYCRKAGKTTKFPSLWYPAADYFCLAFLCFIVLMMTQMPDMLTAVLIMPVWLAILWCCWRRLTPAPMMTHTMQKP, from the coding sequence GTGAAAGAAGCATCACAAATGCAGCGCGGCCTGAAAAACCGTCATCTCCAGATGATTGCCCTGGGCGGCGCTATTGGTACCGGGCTGTTTTACGGGTCGGCGTCGACCATTTCCCTGGGCGGGCCGTCAGTCATCGCAGCCTATTTCATCTGTGGCATCGTCATTTTCCTCATCATGCGCATGTTAGGGGAAATGGCCGTCGAAGAACCGGTGTCCGGCTCCTTCAGCTATTATGCCGACAAATATTGGGGCCCCTTCCCGGGGTTCATGCTGGGATGGAATTACTGGTTCTCTTACGTCATTATCAGCATGGCTGAATTGACAGCCGTCGGCATCTACGTCCATTACTGGCTGCCGGACCTGCCGCAATGGGTAACGGCCCTGGTCTGCCTCATAGCCATCACCTGTCTCAACCTGGTCAATGTCCGGGCCTACGGCGAAACGGAGTTCTGGATGTCCTTCATCAAGGTGGCGGCTATCCTGGGCATGATTGCCCTCGGCGCCTGGCTCATCTTGCAGGACAGCCGGCCGTTCCCGCAGAATTTCAGCAACCTCTGGGCCTACGACGGCATCCTGCCCAAGGGCATCTGGGGCTTCTGCCTGGCCATGGTGACAGTCATCTTTTCCTTCGGCGGCGTCGAACTCATCGGCATCACGGCAGGCGAAGCGGAAAATCCCGAACGGTCCCTGCCCAAGGCCATCAACCAGATTATCTGGCGTATCCTCGTCTTTTACATCGGCACGATGGTCGTCATCATGACTTTGTGGCCGTGGAACCAGATTGGCACCCAGAACAGTCCTTTCGTCCAGATTTTCACCAACGTCGGCTTCCCGGCAGCGGCCAATCTCCTCAACTTCGTCGTCCTGGCTGCGGCCATTTCCGTCTATAACTCGGCCATTTACGGCAATTCCCGCATCGCCTTCGGCCTGGCAGAAGAAGGCAACGCGCCGCAATGGTTCAAGAAGCTGTCGTCCCGGGGCGTACCGGTCCACACGCTCTGCCTCTGCTCGGGCCTGACCTTGTTCGTCGTCGCCGTGACCTATTTCTTCCCGGGAAAAATCTTTATGTATTTCCTGTCCCTCACGGTCGGCGCGACCATCGTCAACTGGATCACCATCATCGTGACGCACTTAAAATTCAAGGCCTACTGCCGGAAGGCGGGCAAGACGACGAAATTCCCGTCCCTCTGGTACCCGGCAGCGGACTATTTCTGCCTGGCCTTCCTCTGCTTTATCGTCCTCATGATGACCCAGATGCCGGACATGCTCACAGCCGTCCTCATCATGCCCGTCTGGCTGGCTATCCTCTGGTGTTGCTGGCGCCGCCTGACCCCTGCGCCAATGATGACACACACCATGCAAAAGCCTTAG
- the tnpB gene encoding IS200/IS605 family element RNA-guided endonuclease TnpB produces the protein MIIVNKAYRYRLYPTTEQKIMFAKTFGCVRFIYNKMLGDRLDYYKETGKKLNNTPAQYKEEFPWLKEVDSLALANAQMNLNKAYNNFFRNRKHFGKPRFKSKKTGHASYSTNNQHGSVRIEGNKVRLPKIGLVKLCLHRPLMENSTIKTVTISKTSSGKYYISILVEYENQILPIMPKKFLGLDFAMHGLYVASDEEDADYPHFLRKAEKRLAKAQRKLSKRQNGSHNRDKQRLRVAKLHEKIANQRRDFLHKKARYLVDHYDAIGIEDISVKAMAKHKKGGKFSFGKSVADNGWNMFTNMLEYKLAWQGKQFIKIDKWYPSSQLCHVCGYQNNETKDLSIREWDCPKCGSHHDRDKNAAINIREEARRISAA, from the coding sequence GTGATTATAGTGAATAAGGCATACCGATACAGGCTCTATCCAACAACTGAACAAAAAATTATGTTTGCCAAGACTTTCGGCTGTGTCCGATTCATCTATAACAAGATGCTTGGAGACCGCCTTGATTACTATAAGGAAACCGGTAAGAAACTGAATAATACTCCTGCACAGTACAAGGAAGAATTCCCTTGGCTGAAAGAAGTCGACAGCCTTGCTCTTGCCAATGCACAGATGAACCTGAACAAAGCATACAATAACTTTTTTAGAAATCGAAAGCATTTTGGCAAGCCACGCTTCAAATCGAAAAAGACAGGTCATGCTTCGTATTCTACGAACAACCAACACGGTTCTGTAAGAATCGAGGGGAACAAGGTCAGGCTGCCAAAAATAGGTTTGGTGAAATTGTGCCTGCATCGTCCATTGATGGAAAACAGCACGATAAAGACTGTAACCATAAGCAAAACATCATCAGGAAAATATTACATCAGTATTTTGGTGGAGTACGAAAACCAAATACTCCCTATAATGCCGAAGAAATTTCTTGGACTTGATTTTGCCATGCACGGACTATATGTGGCTTCCGATGAAGAGGATGCGGACTATCCCCATTTCTTGAGGAAAGCCGAGAAAAGATTAGCCAAGGCACAAAGAAAACTTTCTAAGCGGCAAAACGGAAGTCATAACCGAGATAAACAAAGGTTACGGGTAGCTAAACTCCACGAAAAAATTGCCAATCAACGCCGCGATTTCCTGCACAAAAAAGCCCGCTACTTGGTAGACCACTATGATGCCATAGGTATTGAGGATATCAGCGTCAAAGCTATGGCGAAGCACAAGAAAGGTGGTAAGTTCAGTTTTGGTAAATCTGTAGCCGACAATGGCTGGAATATGTTCACAAACATGTTGGAATATAAGCTGGCTTGGCAAGGTAAACAGTTTATCAAGATAGACAAATGGTATCCTAGTAGTCAGCTATGCCATGTTTGCGGTTACCAGAACAATGAAACGAAAGATTTGTCTATACGAGAATGGGATTGCCCGAAATGTGGCAGTCATCATGACAGAGATAAGAACGCTGCTATAAATATTAGAGAGGAAGCTAGGCGCATATCCGCCGCCTAA
- a CDS encoding type II toxin-antitoxin system RelB/DinJ family antitoxin — protein sequence MAQTTICIRVDADLKKDFEKFCDSIGMSMSTAINIFIKKSVGEQRIPFEITARSNIKKA from the coding sequence ATGGCACAGACAACGATTTGTATTCGCGTCGACGCGGATCTGAAAAAAGACTTTGAGAAATTTTGTGACTCCATCGGCATGAGCATGTCGACGGCAATCAACATTTTCATCAAGAAATCCGTCGGGGAACAACGGATCCCCTTCGAGATTACGGCTAGAAGCAATATAAAGAAAGCGTAA
- a CDS encoding YadA C-terminal domain-containing protein, which yields MDHQVAANTESIYHINNRVSDLDNRVNKVGAGAAALAALHPLDFDPNDKWDFAVGYGNYRNANSVALGAFYRPNEDTMFSLGTNFGNGENMFNAGLSFKIGQGGSGITTSKTAMAKKIESLENTVDQQDKKIAELEALVKEQGEMIRQYVGKK from the coding sequence TTGGATCATCAGGTCGCTGCCAACACGGAATCCATTTACCACATCAACAACCGCGTTTCTGACCTCGATAACCGCGTCAACAAGGTCGGTGCTGGTGCGGCTGCTTTGGCAGCGCTTCATCCATTGGACTTCGACCCTAATGATAAGTGGGATTTCGCCGTTGGTTACGGCAATTACCGCAATGCCAACAGTGTCGCTTTGGGTGCCTTCTATCGTCCCAATGAAGATACCATGTTCAGTCTGGGTACGAATTTCGGCAACGGGGAAAATATGTTTAACGCCGGCTTGAGCTTCAAGATTGGTCAAGGTGGCAGCGGCATCACGACGTCGAAGACGGCCATGGCTAAGAAGATTGAAAGCCTGGAAAATACGGTGGATCAGCAGGATAAGAAGATTGCCGAACTGGAAGCTCTGGTCAAGGAACAGGGAGAAATGATCCGTCAGTACGTCGGCAAGAAATAG